In Hyphomicrobiales bacterium, the sequence ATATTGCGGGCAATTTTGCGGTTTGCAAATATGAACCTGTCTTTAGCGGAAGATGCGGCACAGCGGGAAGTTATGGCGCAGACCTATGTCAATCTTCTGGCAACTGGCCAATTGACTGAAAAGGAAGATCGGCAATTGATGTTATCAGCTCTTTTCCGTCCGCTCCCGGGTATTCAGGAAATAGATGCGGCCCCGACGACTATCATTGACATAAGCAATCCGACAAAGACTAAAAAGTAAGATTATCAATTCCCCCCAACTACCCCCGTCGCGCCTTCTCCACCGCATCGAGAATAAACCGTGGCAAAGCAAAACTCGCGGCGTGCACTTCGGGCGTGTAGTACTTCGTTTCAAAACCAGCCGCTGCAAACCGTTCTTGCAACGTCTCCACGCTCACCCGTCGCAAGCCTTCGTCATCACTTGCCCAGCCCAGTGCGATGTGGCCGCCGATGTAGGTTGGGACGGAGGCGATGTAGGCGTAGGCGTCTTGGAACAAGCTTGAGAAGTGGCGGACGGAGCTTACCAGTTCGTCTTCTTGCAAAAACGGCACGCCGTTTTGCGTGACAAGGATGCCGCCATTAGTGAGGCATCTTTTGCAGCTGGTGTAGAATTCTTTGGTGAAGAGCACCGCACCGGGGCCAACGGGATCCGTTGAATCAATGATGATCACATCGAAACGATCTGCCGTGTCCGCCACATATGCAGCACCATCGGCGATCACCAAATCAAAGCGCGGATCATCAAAAACGGGCGTGTTAAATTCGCTGAAATGCTCTTTGGAAAAATCGACGACCGACTGGTCAATTTCCACTTGGGTGAGACGCTCGACGCCTTTGTGCTTTAAGACCTCTTCGGCCATGCCACAATCACCGCCGCCAACAATCAAAACACGTTTCGCCTTGCCATGAGCAAACAGCGGCACGTGGCTCATCATCTCATGATAGATGAATTCGTCTTTGGTGGTGACCTGCGTTGCGCCATCCAGCATGAGGACTTTGCCAAACAGTGGGTTTTCAACAAGGGTCAGCTGCCACTCATCGGTTTTTTGCTCGTATAAAACGCGGTCCACTTTGAAAGAGAACTGGATGCCGTCGTGCAATGTTTCGCTTACCCAGCCATCACGGTTTAACGGGGGCGTGTTTGTGGTGTCGGTCATTTTGTTTCGCTCACTTTGTCGCCGCGTTTGAGGTTTGTCACCTCTACCTTATTCGCTTTAAAAGCGTCGGCGAGAATATCA encodes:
- the speE gene encoding polyamine aminopropyltransferase, which encodes MTDTTNTPPLNRDGWVSETLHDGIQFSFKVDRVLYEQKTDEWQLTLVENPLFGKVLMLDGATQVTTKDEFIYHEMMSHVPLFAHGKAKRVLIVGGGDCGMAEEVLKHKGVERLTQVEIDQSVVDFSKEHFSEFNTPVFDDPRFDLVIADGAAYVADTADRFDVIIIDSTDPVGPGAVLFTKEFYTSCKRCLTNGGILVTQNGVPFLQEDELVSSVRHFSSLFQDAYAYIASVPTYIGGHIALGWASDDEGLRRVSVETLQERFAAAGFETKYYTPEVHAASFALPRFILDAVEKARRG